Genomic window (Spirosoma sp. KCTC 42546):
CCTGATAAAATGAAAATGATTGCTCGAAGTTCTTACTTTCGTCTTTATTGTTATAAAATCGGGCCAATACCGTGATCTGCAGTCGGTTAACCCCAGCCTGATCCTGGGCAGTTGGCGCTACGGCCAGTAGATCATAACCTGTAATATTGCCTTCCAGCACCATATCGCCGTTGGCCGGTACCACCTTAAGGTTGGTATAGCGCTGGTAATATTCCTTTAATTTCTCATTAAAGGTTAGGGGCAGGTTGGCCGGACCACCTGCTGTTGCCAGTACAAAGTTATTTACTGTAACCGTTTTTATGGCTGGATTAAGCGTTGTACCTGTAAAAGAATACACTCCACAGGAGGAAATGAATAATGTACAATGGATAATGAATAATGTAAGGAGAATAGGGCGCCCTAAACAATTATCCATTATCCATTGTACATTATTCATTACTACTTTACTCTTCATCAATTTCATATTGTTTGATTTTCCGGTATAACGTCCGTTCGGAGATGCCAAGTGCCTGAGCTGCGTATTTACGCTTGTTGTTATTACGCCGAAGGGCTTTTAGGATCATTTCTTTTTCCTGTCGTTCGAGTGAAAGCGAGTCGTCTTCCTCAGTTTCGTGGGTTACGTCTTCTACCTCCGTCACTTCATTGACGTCACCATCTACATCGTCGAAAATTTGCACGGGTGGATGACTTCCGTAGGTTTCAGAAGGCGGTGGATTCTCTGGACGAATAGAGCCATTGGTAGCTGGCAGAAATCGGGTTACGCCTATATCCGTCGACGGGCGAAGGTCACTATCGGGCGAAATTGAATCGAAGAGGTCTTTATGATTGTGTAGAATCTGCCGCCCGTCCTGTTCATTACCGAGAACATCACGAACTAGTTTTTTGAGGTCATTTACGTCCCGGCGCATATCAAACAGCACTTTGTAGAG
Coding sequences:
- the lptE gene encoding LPS assembly lipoprotein LptE, coding for MYSFTGTTLNPAIKTVTVNNFVLATAGGPANLPLTFNEKLKEYYQRYTNLKVVPANGDMVLEGNITGYDLLAVAPTAQDQAGVNRLQITVLARFYNNKDESKNFEQSFSFYQDFPQGQTLSQNESRLVPKILDQIVLDIFNKTAADW